A segment of the Nasonia vitripennis strain AsymCx chromosome 2, Nvit_psr_1.1, whole genome shotgun sequence genome:
TAGTCAATATACATATTCTACAATTCTAGGATATAAAAAGACTGAATTTTGAGACATTATTCTCATATTCTTAATACTGATCTAATAGATCAATATACGCTTGTTAAGTTTGTCTCAGAATTTTCACTTATCCGCAGTTTGGTTTTTAAATATGCAAAATCACTTTACAGATTCCATTGTTACtttaagaagaaaaaaaactgcttatttaagaaagaaaagaaaaatcatcatTAGCCTACTTATTGAGACCAATCTTTCCAGCTTCCATCTCTGGGAATATCATTTGCATGTGAGTATCAATGATCTGAAACAATTCAGGAGGTTGAGGTATTCTTCCAGTTTCAAGTTTGGACCATATGGGAACATCTGCAGATTGGACAttcatataattataatattatgcaTTATTATcatagaataatatttaaaagctCTATCTCACCATTAAAATGTATTTCAAATGCACCAGAGGATATTAAATATCCTTCTGCAGCGTTGCATGCGAAAAACAGCATCACACAAGAGTACAAACGGTTGTCCATACACCATTGCCACCAAAATGGCTGAGGCTGACCAATCCAttggaatatatttattttgctgAATATTAAAACTATGACTAGAATCTTGGCTATTCCCTgtaacaacaataacaatgcattttattaaaaatattcatagtAGGCTTGTAAATAAACATTCAAAACTTACCAAACCCTTTGCAAGCATCATGTTTGCTCCAGGGGGATTGTAGTTTTCCCCATCAATTTGCAGTTCTGGATACTTCTGTCGCAGAATGTTTACATAGTCTTCGAATACTTTCCTATATCCGCAAGAATAACTGAAAGCGAAATAGATAAAGACATCACTCTTCGGATGGATAGCAATGGAAGCCATTAAGTAAATTGATCATGTTAGCATCTTATTATCGTGCAAAAGTTGGATAAGAATGTGATGAATCATCAAAAGAAAGTTTGCGAAAAAAGTGATATTACATCGTTCAATGCAGACTATTCATGACTTTTACCCTAAAGACGCTTTCACCTTCAAGTCTACAAACAGGAAAATCTTGACCTTTCCCGGCAAAATTCTTACTCACCAGTAGAAAAACTTGAGCGACGGACCCGTTTTGGAGCCGAGTTTGGTTAGGGGTGCGTCGTCATTTAAGTTTGCCCTGGACTCGAGCGAGCAgagcaaaacaaaaattacgcAGAGACTCAGCCGTGACAAGTACATCTTTGAATTGTCATTAATCAGCGACTTGGAGCTATCTTGGCGTCCGGAGAGGATGTTATTAACCAGTTTCGATTTCAACACTTGGAGTCTTGGACGCGTTTCTCCTCGCAAACATCCAATTCCAAACCACCTGATTAACGCCGATCCAATTGACAAGCCGCGTTGACTCGAAAGCGCGACTGCTGCGCCGCGCTGCTATCCCTGATACTTTTATAGCCATATAGGTGTATAAcagtcatatatatatatatatatatatatatatttccgATGGTTTACATCGTTTTTTTAAGCTCACGTGGTACGGGGTTTCGCGTTCGCCATTCGCTTTCGAATTTATGGGGGTAAATTCAAATGTTGGAGTTTGATTATAGGTATACGCGGATTATAGAAATAGGTTTGTAGGCAATGGTCAGTAGgacatttttattgattttatgcaTAAACGTTGAATTGAATAAAAGACGAAGCGttttagaaaaatgttttattaagTATATCGATTACAAAAACAGTACAAGCACATATTGGTAgctgtaaaattaaaatgtttgcTTAAACGTATAAAACTACATTGACACTGATACTTAAATAAACATTTAAGGGATATAATGGAAAATGATTATTAAATAGGACCcatcaacaataaaataaaattacagaaattataattttaacacacatatataattatatatgtgAAGCAATGTCTTCATATTTCCAATAATTCAATTAGGCTCATTTATATGTATGTAAATTTACATTCACCTCTGTAATCCTAATTCACCTTCATACTTGGCTTGCATAACTCTCTTGCAGTTATGTATGTGCTCAATTTTCATGTctaataaagtaaaattatcacttgaaatttttttcatgtatatcacaaattatataattttcagtCAAATCAACAAGATTTTCACCTTTAGAAAATCaatgaaattaaaatgatCTGCATTATAGATTCtacaagcattttttttttaaataagaaaCTTGAAAACCATAAAATGCATTAATACTTAtatgtgttttttaaatattatcaatTAAGTAATAAAGGTATTTTCTATAACCACGCAAGGTCCTGCTCTTCCAGTGTTCAAAGAAGTGACTTGATGCCATTCATTGAGCAGAGGATCATAAGCCTCAACTAAACTGAGATACTGTTGACCATCGTAGCCACCAACAGCTAATAATTTATCCCCTAAAACGCAAACTCCAATAGCATCTCGTGGAATACTCATTGGGGCTACAGTTGTCCAAGTATCTGTTTTTGGATCATATCTTTCAACGCAGTCAAATCTACTAGCATGTGGATTACTAGATGGTGCATCATGACCTCCAAGGGCATACAAGCATCCATTCATAACGCCAACACCTACACCACCACGTCTTCTGGACATAGGTGCACAAGATGTCCATTTATTTGAGTGAGGATCATAGCATTCTACTGTACTTAAGCAAGAGCTATTATCTCTTC
Coding sequences within it:
- the LOC100122940 gene encoding thioredoxin reductase-like selenoprotein T homolog CG3887, whose translation is MYLSRLSLCVIFVLLCSLESRANLNDDAPLTKLGSKTGPSLKFFYCYSCGYRKVFEDYVNILRQKYPELQIDGENYNPPGANMMLAKGLGIAKILVIVLIFSKINIFQWIGQPQPFWWQWCMDNRLYSCVMLFFACNAAEGYLISSGAFEIHFNDVPIWSKLETGRIPQPPELFQIIDTHMQMIFPEMEAGKIGLNK